The following are encoded together in the Acidimicrobiia bacterium genome:
- a CDS encoding NAD(P)H-hydrate epimerase, translating to SLIVDAVIGYSLDGSPGGVPLAMIEWAKSRDAPVVALDVPSGVDATTGLAPGAAVDAVATVTLALPKTGLDAISVGHLWLADIGIPPGIYQEVGIELTSPIFEEQFRVALSPA from the coding sequence TCGCTGATCGTCGATGCGGTGATCGGCTACAGCCTCGACGGCTCCCCCGGCGGCGTCCCGCTCGCCATGATCGAGTGGGCGAAGAGCCGGGACGCCCCGGTCGTTGCACTCGACGTCCCGTCGGGAGTCGACGCCACCACCGGCCTGGCTCCCGGGGCCGCTGTCGACGCCGTCGCGACCGTGACGCTCGCCCTCCCCAAGACCGGCCTCGACGCGATCTCCGTCGGCCACCTCTGGCTCGCCGACATCGGCATCCCGCCGGGGATCTACCAGGAGGTGGGCATCGAGCTGACGTCTCCGATCTTCGAAGAACAGTTCCGCGTCGCCTTGTCGCCGGCCTGA